The following are encoded in a window of Carya illinoinensis cultivar Pawnee chromosome 15, C.illinoinensisPawnee_v1, whole genome shotgun sequence genomic DNA:
- the LOC122295769 gene encoding leucine-rich repeat extensin-like protein 3, with translation MEFSQTQVWGVLLMLSFLFSSFQPLFSHPTMQETNYLAEDLPQHHGLNRKMLSLSPKMKGFYFYSPPPPSAPANRQSSPPKAFYFYSPPPPGAAADGRSSPSKAFYFYSPPPPNQP, from the exons ATGGAGTTCTCTCAAACCCAAGTTTGGGGTGTTCTCCTCATGCTTTCATTTCTCTTTAGTTCGTTTCAGCCTCTTTTCTCACACCCTACCATGCAAGAGACTAATTATCTAGCTGAGGACTTGCCACAACACCACGGACTCAACAGGAAGATGCTTTCGCTTTCACCTAAAATGAAAGGGTTCTACTTCTACTCTCCACCACCCCCTAGTGCTCCTGCAAATAGGCAATCTTCCCCGCCGAAGGCATTCTACTTCTACTCTCCACCACCACCTGGTGCTGCTGCAGATGGGCGATCTTCCCCTTCAAAG GCATTCTACTTCTACTCACCCCCACCTCCTAATCAGCCATAG
- the LOC122297787 gene encoding uncharacterized protein LOC122297787 isoform X1 — protein sequence MLEAVENSVNGGFSQLQSCGDSSEEELSVLPRHTKVVVTGNNRTKSVLVGLQGVVKKAVGLGGWHWLVLTNGIEVKLQRNALSVIEAPTGNEEDDDLEFENVPWNGSDMASDDTQKSHRSRHRMHKSSGSSHRTMSRSLSCDSQSKGSVSTPRGSMKVDLSKLEMAALRRYWRHFNLVDAIPNPSKEQLVDVVQRHFMSQQMDELQVIVGFVQAAKRLKTVCK from the exons ATGCTCGAGGCAGTTGAGAATTCCGTTAATGGCGGGTTCTCGCAGTTGCAGAGTTGTGGAGACAGTAGCGAGGAAGAGCTCTCGGTGCTGCCGCGTCACACCAAGGTGGTGGTGACCGGAAATAACAGGACCAAATCGGTGCTTGTGGGTCTTCAAGGTGTGGTCAAGAAGGCCGTTGGGCTAGGCGGCTGGCATTGGCTG GTTCTCACAAATGGCATAGAAGTAAAGCTACAGAGAAATGCCCTCAGTGTGATTGAAGCTCCTACTGGTAACGAGGAAGATGATGACCTTGAATTCGAAAATGTGCCATGGAATGGTTCGGATATGG CATCTGATGACACTCAAAAGTCCCACAGATCAAGGCACAGAATGCATAAATCATCCGGCTCATCTCATAGGACTATGAGCAGATCACTCTCCTGTGATTCGCAATCTAAGGGATCTGTTTCTACCCCTCGTGGGTCCATG AAGGTTGACTTGAGCAAACTGGAGATGGCTGCTTTGAGGAGATATTGGCGACACTTTAATCTT GTGGATGCTATCCCCAATCCCTCGAAAGAGCAACTGGTAGATGTTGTTCAGAGGCATTTCATGTCACAG CAAATGGACGAGTTGCAAGTCATTGTCGGGTTTGTCCAGGCTGCAAAGAGACTCAAGACTGTATGCAAATGA
- the LOC122297787 gene encoding uncharacterized protein LOC122297787 isoform X2 has product MLEAVENSVNGGFSQLQSCGDSSEEELSVLPRHTKVVVTGNNRTKSVLVGLQGVVKKAVGLGGWHWLVLTNGIEVKLQRNALSVIEAPTGNEEDDDLEFENVPWNGSDMASDDTQKSHRSRHRMHKSSGSSHRTMSRSLSCDSQSKGSVSTPRGSMVDLSKLEMAALRRYWRHFNLVDAIPNPSKEQLVDVVQRHFMSQQMDELQVIVGFVQAAKRLKTVCK; this is encoded by the exons ATGCTCGAGGCAGTTGAGAATTCCGTTAATGGCGGGTTCTCGCAGTTGCAGAGTTGTGGAGACAGTAGCGAGGAAGAGCTCTCGGTGCTGCCGCGTCACACCAAGGTGGTGGTGACCGGAAATAACAGGACCAAATCGGTGCTTGTGGGTCTTCAAGGTGTGGTCAAGAAGGCCGTTGGGCTAGGCGGCTGGCATTGGCTG GTTCTCACAAATGGCATAGAAGTAAAGCTACAGAGAAATGCCCTCAGTGTGATTGAAGCTCCTACTGGTAACGAGGAAGATGATGACCTTGAATTCGAAAATGTGCCATGGAATGGTTCGGATATGG CATCTGATGACACTCAAAAGTCCCACAGATCAAGGCACAGAATGCATAAATCATCCGGCTCATCTCATAGGACTATGAGCAGATCACTCTCCTGTGATTCGCAATCTAAGGGATCTGTTTCTACCCCTCGTGGGTCCATG GTTGACTTGAGCAAACTGGAGATGGCTGCTTTGAGGAGATATTGGCGACACTTTAATCTT GTGGATGCTATCCCCAATCCCTCGAAAGAGCAACTGGTAGATGTTGTTCAGAGGCATTTCATGTCACAG CAAATGGACGAGTTGCAAGTCATTGTCGGGTTTGTCCAGGCTGCAAAGAGACTCAAGACTGTATGCAAATGA